A stretch of Telopea speciosissima isolate NSW1024214 ecotype Mountain lineage chromosome 11, Tspe_v1, whole genome shotgun sequence DNA encodes these proteins:
- the LOC122645902 gene encoding protein RGF1 INDUCIBLE TRANSCRIPTION FACTOR 1-like, translated as MGAGGPDDDDNRWPPWLRPLLQTRFFVQCKSHADSHKSECNMYCLDCMNGSLCSLCLAYHKDHRAIQIRRSSYHDVIRVNEIQKVLDITGVQTYIINSARVVFLNERPQPRPGKGVTNTCEVCERSLLDSFRFCSLGCKIVGTSKNFSKRKQHQGRAFDEEESYSSSSCSHGSGKNKVQSFTPSTPPPTVVNYRTAKRRKGIPHRAPMGGLIIEY; from the exons ATG GGAGCTGGAGGACCAGACGATGATGATAACAGGTGGCCGCCATGGTTGCGCCCGCTTCTTCAGACGAGGTTCTTCGTTCAATGCAAGTCACATGCTGATTCCCACAAGTCTGAATGTAATATGTACTGCTTGGATTGTATGAATGGCAGTCTCTGTTCTCTCTGTCTCGCTTATCACAAAGACCACCGAGCCATTCAG ATAAGAAGGTCTTCATACCATGATGTGATCAGGGTTAATGAGATTCAGAAGGTATTGGACATAACTGGTGTCCAGACCTACATTATCAACAGCGCTAGAGTTGTGTTCCTGAACGAACGACCTCAGCCAAGGCCAGGCAAAGGGGTAACCAACACCTGCGAGGTCTGTGAACGCAGTCTTCTCGATTCCTTCCGATTCTGTTCTCTGGGTTGCAAG ATTGTTGGTACTTCCAAGAACTTCAGCAAGAGGAAGCAGCATCAAGGAAGGGcatttgatgaagaagaatcTTACAGCAGCAGTAGCTGCAGCCATGGCAGTGGGAAGAACAAAGTTCAGAGCTTCACCCCTTCAACGCCACCGCCAACGGTCGTAAATTACAGAACTGCCAAGCGAAGGAAGGGAATCCCTCACAGAGCACCAATGGGTGGACTCATTATAGAATATTAG